TGACCAACAGATGGTAGGAAAACTATAGGGTAAGTGTAAATGCCCAAAAAGCCCATGCAATTGTCACTACGGAAAAGGGAATGAAGAATGTTTTGGTAATTATACAAGGCTAATACAAATGTACCCACAGGGAAACCAATGCCCAACGgttttctataaattcagaATCAACTCCCCTCCACTGGGGAAactcaccaccaccaccacaagTTCCCGGGATTCTAAGAATGGACTCCTGCCGCTTCAGTCTTTGATACAGATTGTAAACTTTTGGTACTTTCAACTTCGCCTCTTTCTCGGAGTCGGATCAGAGCCTTCGTTCTCGTTCTGACCACTCTCTTCACACCGACAGACTTGCACGCCGGTTAGTTTCCCGATGAAATTCCTTTTTGAGTTCGTTTCTTGCTGCGTGCCGGTGAATATGTCTCGCCTGGAGAATCCGGAGGCTACGGCGGCGCCGGGCGTCGAGGAGATGAAATCTCTGGCTCCGATTACCACCAGAAAACACCGGCGGAGAAAACGAGGTGCGTTGTTGCCTTCAGCGGCAAAACTAGCTGCCGATTGGAAGCCGTCGCTAGGAGCGATCTCGGAGGATAAGGTAGTTCTGGTgttgagggagagagagaagagcgATGATCAGACGGCGGAATCGGAACGATCGGTGAAGAGGAAAAGCGGATCTCGAGACGGAGAGGCCAGAGGAGTTAACGGCCGT
This portion of the Cucurbita pepo subsp. pepo cultivar mu-cu-16 unplaced genomic scaffold, ASM280686v2 Cp4.1_scaffold000102, whole genome shotgun sequence genome encodes:
- the LOC111783825 gene encoding uncharacterized protein LOC111783825, which produces MKFLFEFVSCCVPVNMSRLENPEATAAPGVEEMKSLAPITTRKHRRRKRGALLPSAAKLAADWKPSLGAISEDKVVLVLREREKSDDQTAESERSVKRKSGSRDGEARGVNGRSNSNDFRRSPASIPVVIPAFSPTPFLF